GATCGGGAACGTCGAGCCCCTCACCAGGAAACATCTCGTCCATAATTTTCTTGACTTTAGATTTTTGCTCATCGGTTTGAGCGATCTCGAGCAAATTGTTGTAGTTAGAACCATCCATCGCATAGATGATGTCAAAGTCTTCAAAATCCTGAGCGGTTACCCAACGACTCCTTTGCGCAGATATGTCTATATTGTGTTTCTGAGCTACTTTAATTGATCTTTTGTCAGGAGCTTCTCCTTTATGACCGCCACTGGTACCGGCACTGTCAATTTTGAACTTGGTAAAGTTTACCTTGTGCTTTAGCAAACCTTCTGCAAGCGGCGACCGGCAAATGTTCCCCAAACAGACCATTAAGATATTTGTGGTGTCTTTGCTCATCCCATCAATTTTTCACGGATGTCCTCAACGTATTTGTTGAACTGCTTGTCTGTACTTGCCAAGTTGTTCACAGTCTTACAAGCATGCAATACTGTGGCGTGATCTCTTTTACCTATCTGTGATCCTATGCTGGCAAGTGACGCCTTTGTCATTTGCTTAGAGAAATACATGGCAAGCTGGCGGGCCTGAACGATATGTCTTTTTCTAGTTTTGGACTGCAGGGTTTCCACATCCATAGAGAAGTAATCGCTGACCGTTTTTTGAATCTGTTCGATCGAGATTTCTTTTTTGGTATTCTTTACGTAGTTCTCAACAATCTTTTTTGCTAGATCTAGATCGATCTCCTTACGATTGAATGACGAGTGAGCAATGAGGGAGATGATTGCTCCTTCCAGTTCACGGATGTTGGATTTAATATTTTCGGC
This genomic interval from Nonlabens spongiae contains the following:
- a CDS encoding low molecular weight protein-tyrosine-phosphatase, encoding MSKDTTNILMVCLGNICRSPLAEGLLKHKVNFTKFKIDSAGTSGGHKGEAPDKRSIKVAQKHNIDISAQRSRWVTAQDFEDFDIIYAMDGSNYNNLLEIAQTDEQKSKVKKIMDEMFPGEGLDVPDPYYGGKAGFDNVYRMLDQVTTVIAKRLDPQE